GATTCAGTGCGTCGTGTTCAAGAAGAATGTGCCCGAAGAGGTATTTGCCGCCGCCCAGCAGCTCACGCTCGAAAGCTCGTGCCGCATCACCGGCGCGGTGCGGGCCGACGCGCGCGCCCCCGGCGGCTACGAGCTCGATGTCAGCGACATCGCGGTCGTGCAGATTCCGGCCGAAGAGTACCCCATCCAGCCCAAAGAGCACGGCACCGAGTTCCTGATGGAGCACCGCCACCTGTGGGTGCGCTCGGCCAAGCAGCACGCGCTACTGCGCATCCGCGCCGAGGTGATCGCCGCCGCCCAGGAGTGGCTCAACGACCAGGGCTTCGTGCGCTACGACACGCCCATCCTCACGCCGGTGGCCGCCGAGGGCACCACCAACCTGTTCGCCACCGAGTACTTCGAGCTTGGCCCGGCCTACCTGGCCCAGACCGGCCAGCTCTACGTCGAGAGCGGCATGATGAGCTTCGGCAAGGTCTACTGCTTCGGCCCAACGTTCCGCGCCGAGAAGAGCAAGACCAGGAGGCACCTGACCGAGTTCTGGATGATCGAGCCCGAGGTCGCCTTCGCAAGCCATGCCGATAACCTGGTGCTGCAAGAAAACTTCGTCAGCGCGATCGTGCAGCGCTGCCTCGAGCGCCGCAGCGAAGAGCTGAAGGTGCTTGAGCGCGACACTACAACGCTCGCGCGCTGCCTGCCGCCGTTCCCGCGCATCAGCTACGACGACGCGCTCAAGCTGATCGAGGCCAACCAGGGCCAGGTCGAAGGCGCCACGCCGATCGCCTGGGGCGAGGACTTCGGCGCGCCGCACGAGACGCTGGTGGCCAACCAGTTCGACCGGCCGGTGTTCGTCGAGAAGTACCCCAGCGCGATCAAGGCCTTCTACATGGAACCCGACCCCGATCGGCCCGAGGTGGCGCTCTGCGCCGACCTGCTCGCGCCCGAGGGCTATGGCGAGATCATTGGCGGCAGCCAGCGCATCCACGACGCGGCCCTGCTCGAGCGCCGGCTCAACCAGCACGGCCTGCCGGTCGAGAGCTACCAGTGGTACCTCGACCTGCGGCGCTACGGTAGTGTGCCGCACAGCGGCTTTGGCATGGGCATCGAGCGCTGCACCGCCTGGATCGCCGGCACGCATCACATCCGCGAGACCATCCCGTTCCCGCGCATGCTGTACCGGATCTACCCGTAACAGCCGGCAGAAAACAGTAGGCAGTACCGCTGAAGATCACCGATCTTCGTGGATACTGCCTACTGCCTACTGCCTACTGCCGTCTGGAATTAGTAAGTCTTGATCCGGCTGCCGACTGCGTTCTTCACCGTGCCGATCGCGCGGCGGGCGGTGTTGATGTAGGCGGTGTACACCACGGCGCGGCCGAGCATGAGCGGCGCAGCGATCAGCATCAGCACGATCGCCGGGATGTACCACCCCCACAGAAATGGCGGGAAGCCACCCTCGCCGAGGAAGAAGAAGATCAGCCCGCCACCGATCAACGTGTTCAGCAGCGACACATTGCCGCGCTGCATGTATGGGTTCGAGATCAGATCGCGCAGGTTGCCCAGCACCAGCAGCACGCCTGCGATCAGCGCAAAGTAGCCGCTGATCCCGGCCCGGAAGAAGCTCAGCACTGCCCAGATGCCGAACAGCACCAGGATGCCGATGCCGATATACAGATAGAGCGGCGGCACGCCCGAGCGGCGCCGATACGGCCCACCGCTGTACGAGTTGCCATTACCGTTGTTCATTGCAGCCCCCCCCTTTGTTTGCACCATCTTGTGGGTACTGCTGGTGTGACGAGCGTAGCGCCTGGTTTGTTGCAGGGAAACTGCGCTGGAGTAGCGCGGCCCTACCCGCAGGCTAAAAGATCTCTTTCACCCGAAACATACCGTCGCGCTGATCGGGCGCATTGGCCAGCACGTCTTCGCGCGGCAGCGAGGGCCGTACCTCGTCGTCGCGCATCAGATTGGCCAGATCAGTCACCTGCGCGGTTGGCGGCACGCCGCGCACATCGACCTCCGCCAGCATATTGATGTAGTCGAGAATGGCCGATAGGTCGGTCTGCAGCTGCTCAAGCTCTTCGGCCGAGAGGCGCAGGCGCGCCAGGTGCGCAACATGCTCGACTTCTGTAATCGTCAGCGACATAACTATGCTCCTTGGGGCCGTGTATCTTTACACCGCTACAGTACTGCCCATCGGCGGCGCTGTCAAGCAGTCGAGCGCCGGCACGATTCGGTGTATGTTCATCCGCGCTCGTCCGCGTCCTATCGCACCTGTATGCTCATCCGCGCTCGTCCGCGTCCTGACTCGCGTGTATATTCGTCCGCGCTCGTCTGCGCTCGTCCGCGTCCTATCGCACCTGTATGCTCGTCCGCGCTCGTCCGCGTCCTATCGCGCCTGTATGCTCGTCCGCGCTCGTCCGCGTCCTATCGCACCCGTATGCCGCGCTCGTCCGCGTCCTGGCTCGCGTGTATGCTCGTCTGCGTTCGTCCGCGCTCGTCCGCGTCCTGGCTCGCGTGTATGCTCGTCCGCGCTCGTCCGCGCCCTATCCCACGTCCGCGCTCGTCCGCGCCCTATCCCACGTCCGCGCTCGTCCGCGCTCGTCCGCGTCCTATCCCACGTCCGCGTTCGTCCGCGCTCGTCCGCGTCCTATCCCACGTCCGCGTTCGTCCGCGCTCGTCCGCGTCCTATCGCACCTGTATGCCGCGCTCGTCCGCGTCCTATCGCACCTGTATGCTCGTCCGCGCTCGTCTGCGCTCGTCCGCGCTCGTCCGCGTCCTATCGCACCTGTATGCTCATCCGCGCTCGTCCGCGCTCGTCCGCGTCCTATCGCACCTGTATGCTCGTCCGCGTCCTATCGCATGTGTGTGAGCCGCTATGGCGTGGCAGTGGCTGCGGGGGGTGTTGGCTCGGTAGGCTGGCGGCCCACAGTCGGCGTCACCGTCAGCTCAGGCGTAGCGCTGGGTGCCGCCGGCGGCTCGGGCGTGGCGCTGGGTGCCGCCGTCGCGCCCCCATCGGGCGTTGGCGCAAGCGGGCGCAGCGTTACCGTCACACGTGGCCGCGCGCCCACCAGCGTGATGCCTGGCGGCAGCGTAAACTGCGGCTCGAGCGTGTAGCTGCCGGCGCTGCGGCCACGCACGCTCACAATACCCTGCAGGCTATTCGGGTCGAGCGCGCCCAGCTGCGCGGCCGATCCGGCCAGTGTGATCTGCACATTCTGCGGGCTGAGCGATACCAGCAGGCCCTCGGGCGGATCGACCGCCGTCACCGGCACCGGCAGTGTCAGCTGGAACGGGCGCTCAATCGGCCTGACCTGCACAGTCACTGTTACCACGGCTGGCTCGCCGCCGGCCAGCCCGATATTCTGCGGAATGCGCAGTTCGGCCTGGCGCTGGATGAGCTGGCTCGCGCCGGTTATGTCGATCCCAGCCGTGGTGATGCTCTGCACCGCCTCAAGCGGGGCCGAGCTGCCCGACAAGCTGACGAACTGTGGCTCGACTGCGATGCTGGTGACGATATAGCCGCTGGCCGGCTGCCCAACCAGCTGCGGCACCACCGGCACGCGCTTGATCCCCGCGCTCGAGCCAATCGGCACCAGCACATCGACAATGCCCGGCTCGACGGCCACACCCGCCACCGTCTGGCCGTCGGCGTCGGTGGCCTGCAGCGGGCGCGGCGAGTTGTAGTTGGCGGTCAGCCGGTCGATATCGACGGCCACGCGGGCCAGCGCCACACGCTCGACCCGGCTCTGCGGCCCGCGCACCAGCACCTGCTGGATCGCCTGGCCCTGCAGCGTCAGGCGTGGGGCGCCGGCCTCGAAGCTGAACGGCACACTCCCCGACAGCTCAACCGTTAGCGTGACGGTGCGGGTGATCTCTTGCTCGAGCCGGATCGGCAGAAAATCGGGCGTGGTGGCGAAGGTCAGCCGCTTCAGATCCGAGCGAGTGATCTCGACCTCGACCGGCACCTGGTGCTCACCCGGCCCCAGCCCGGTCAGGTCGACCAGCGCGCGCAGCGAGGTCTGCTGTACATTCCTGAGCGTCTCGGTGTCGGCCTGCACAGTCACATTCACGGCCGGCAAGCTACCGCGCGGCATACCGTCTTTGTCGACCAGGATCAGGTTGGGGGCGCGGCCAACCACATCGACCGGCATGCTATCGTACGAGGTATCGCGGTCGGGGTTCTGCGTGTACGAAACGAACACCCATAACGCAAACGCGAGGCCGATCGAGAGGATCAGGCGCAGGCCAATCGAGCGCAGCCAGGTCACGTGCCGTTCTCCTCGAGCGCGACTTTCAGT
The sequence above is drawn from the Candidatus Kouleothrix ribensis genome and encodes:
- the asnS gene encoding asparagine--tRNA ligase, whose translation is MSLLPDATIAGIARHDGQTVTLAGWVANKTEKGKLIFIRLRDGSGTIQCVVFKKNVPEEVFAAAQQLTLESSCRITGAVRADARAPGGYELDVSDIAVVQIPAEEYPIQPKEHGTEFLMEHRHLWVRSAKQHALLRIRAEVIAAAQEWLNDQGFVRYDTPILTPVAAEGTTNLFATEYFELGPAYLAQTGQLYVESGMMSFGKVYCFGPTFRAEKSKTRRHLTEFWMIEPEVAFASHADNLVLQENFVSAIVQRCLERRSEELKVLERDTTTLARCLPPFPRISYDDALKLIEANQGQVEGATPIAWGEDFGAPHETLVANQFDRPVFVEKYPSAIKAFYMEPDPDRPEVALCADLLAPEGYGEIIGGSQRIHDAALLERRLNQHGLPVESYQWYLDLRRYGSVPHSGFGMGIERCTAWIAGTHHIRETIPFPRMLYRIYP
- the gatC gene encoding Asp-tRNA(Asn)/Glu-tRNA(Gln) amidotransferase subunit GatC; translation: MSLTITEVEHVAHLARLRLSAEELEQLQTDLSAILDYINMLAEVDVRGVPPTAQVTDLANLMRDDEVRPSLPREDVLANAPDQRDGMFRVKEIF